A window of Nicotiana tabacum cultivar K326 chromosome 24, ASM71507v2, whole genome shotgun sequence contains these coding sequences:
- the LOC107809199 gene encoding putative disease resistance RPP13-like protein 1, with the protein MEIGLAVGGAFLSSALNVLFERLAPQGELLKMFQRQKHDFHLLEKLRRTLCGFRAVLSDAENKQASNPDVSQWLNELRDVVDNAENLMEKINYEVLRVKVESQHQNHAETSKQQVSNLNLSLSDGFFLNIKEKLEGTTETLEELEKQIGRLGLKDYLVSVKQESRVPSTSLVDESDIFGRQNEIETLVDRLLSVDADGKKYSVIPIVGKAGVGKTTLAKAVYNNEKVKVHFDLKAWFCVSEPYDASRITKGLLQEIGSSNLMVDNNLNQLQIKLKESLKGKKFLIVLDDIWNDKYTEWDDLRIPFAQGEIGSKIIVTTRKESVAEMMVSRPIIMEILSSEFSWPLFKRHAFENRDPKEHPELEEVGKQIAKKCKGLPLALKTLAGLLRSKSKIEEWRRILRSEIWELPDKIILPELMLSYNDLPVHLKQCFSYCAIFPKDYPFRKKQVIQLWIANGLVQGLQNNETIEDLGNQYFLELRSRSLFERVPRSSQGNTEKFLMHDLVNDLAQVTSSKLCINLEDNKGSGMLGRCRHLSYSMGYGDFEKLKPLEKLGQLRTLLPIYSIEPFIPFSLSKRVLHNILSRLTSLRALSLSGYDIKELPNDLFIKIKLLRFLDLSRTLIKQLPDSICVLYNLETLLLSCCQNLVELPMQMPKLINLRHLDISGTPCLKKPQHLSKLKRIRVLLGVEFFLGGSSGSRMEDLGELHNLYGSLSIRQLENVADRREALKANMRGKEHIEKLSLEWSVSIADRTENERDILDELHPNLNIKELKITGYRRTNFPNWLADYSFSKLVELSLSNCEDCYSLPALGQLPSLKFLAIRGMCRITDVTDEFYGNSSSKKPFNSLERLEFAEMLEWKQWHVLGIGEFPILENLSIKNCPKLIGRLHENLCSLTSLTILNCPELNLEAPIQLSSLKKFKVIGSPKVGVLFDDAELFLSQLQEMKQIVELDIYNCQSLTSLPFSSMPNTLKEIKINYCGKLKLESSVGDIISIGSNMFLERLQLIGCDSINELVTQARYLSVFSCPRLTKFLVPNGTEDLIIFNCENLEILSMAQTLSLRTLNISNCEKLKSLPEHMQELLPSLKELKLISCPEIESFPEGGLPFSLEVLEIFYCKKLVNGRKEWSLQRFPYLRELRIDHDGSDEEIPADENWELPCSIRTLWMDNMKTLSSQVLKSLTSLEYLSTVNLPQIQSLLEEGLPSSLSELRLNDHDELHSLPTEGFRRLTSLQRLYLYHCDQLKSIPESALPSSLSELTILNCRNLQSLQVKRKPSFLSLLPICRCGNNLQPLPESALPSSLSKLVIDDCPKLQSLPVKGMPSSISALWIRNCPLLKPSLEFEEEDYWPNIAQIPTIKIDEEYL; encoded by the coding sequence ATGGAGATTGGCTTAGCAGTTGGAGGTGCATTTCTATCTTCAGCTTTGAATGTTCTCTTTGAAAGGCTTGCTCCTCAGGGTGAGCTGCTCAAGATGTTTCAGAGGCAAAAGCATGATTTTCATCTCTTAGAGAAGCTAAGGAGGACTTTGTGTGGTTTCCGGGCTGTGCTAAGTGATGCAGAGAATAAGCAGGCATCAAATCCAGACGTGAGTCAGTGGCTTAATGAACTTCGGGATGTTGTGGACAATGCTGAAAACTTAATGGAAAAAATCAATTATGAAGTTCTGAGAGTTAAGGTGGAAAGTCAGCATCAAAATCATGCAGAAACAAGCAAGCAGCAAGTAAGTAACCTCAACTTGTCCTTGAGTGATGGATTTTTTCTTAACATAAAGGAGAAGTTGGAAGGCACCACTGAAACATTGGAGGAGTTGGAAAAGCAAATTGGTAGGCTTGGCCTAAAGGACTATCTTGTTTCTGTTAAACAAGAATCTAGAGTACCTTCAACATCTTTGGTTGATGAATCTGATATCTTTGGTAGGCAGAATGAAATAGAGACTTTGGTTGACCGTTTATTGTCTGTTGATGCCGATGGAAAAAAGTATAGTGTAATTCCTATTGTTGGAAAGGCGGGGGTTGGCAAGACAACACTTGCTAAAGCTGTTTACAATAATGAGAAGGTGAAAGTCCATTTTGATTTGAAAGCTTGGTTCTGTGTGTCTGAACCATATGATGCTTCTAGAATAACAAAAGGATTACTTCAAGAAATTGGTTCATCCAACTTAATGGTTGATAACAATCTTAATCAGCTTCAAATCAAATTGAAGGAAAGCTTAAAAGGAAAAAAGTTTCTTATTGTTTTAGATGATATTTGGAATGACAAGTACACCGAGTGGGATGACTTGAGAATTCCTTTTGCACAAGGAGAAATTGGAAGTAAGATCATTGTGACGACACGTAAGGAGAGTGTTGCCGAGATGATGGTTAGTCGGCCAATTATCATGGAGATTCTTTCTAGCGAATTCTCTTGGCCTTTATTCAAAAGACATGCATTTGAAAATAGAGATCCCAAGGAACATCCAGAACTTGAAGAGGTAGGAAAACAAATTGCAAAAAAGTGCAAAGGTTTGCCTTTAGCACTAAAGACACTTGCTGGTTTGTTACGGTCCAAATCAAAGATTGAAGAGTGGAGACGCATTTTGAGAAGTGAAATATGGGAACTGCCAGACAAAATCATATTACCAGAATTGATGTTGAGCTACAATGATCTCCCTGTGCATTTGAAGCAATGCTTTTCCTACTGTGCAATATTTCCGAAAGATTATCCATTTCGGAAAAAACAAGTCATTCAGTTGTGGATTGCTAATGGTCTAGTACAGGGGTTGCAAAATAATGAAACAATTGAAGATTTAGGCAACCAATACTTTCTCGAGTTGCGATCAAGATCATTGTTTGAAAGGGTCCCAAGGTCTTCTCAAGGGAACACCGAGAAATTCTTAATGCATGACCTTGTCAATGATTTGGCGCAAGTTACATCTTCAAAACTTTGCATCAATTTGGAAGATAACAAAGGATCTGGTATGTTGGGAAGATGTCGACACCTATCATATTCAATGGGATATGGTGACTTTGAGAAATTGAAGCCCCTCGAAAAATTGGGCCAGCTGAGGACATTGCTTCCAATCTACAGTATCGAGCCATTTATTCCATTTTCTCTAAGCAAGAGGGTGTTGCATAATATATTGTCAAGACTAACATCCTTAAGGGCACTCTCATTGTCTGGTTATGACATCAAAGAGTTGCCGAATGACTTGTTCATCAAAATAAAACTCCTAAGATTTTTGGACCTTTCTCGGACATTGATAAAGCAGTTACCAGATTCAATTTGTGTACTCTATAACTTAGAGACACTTCTCTTGTCATGTTGTCAAAATCTTGTGGAGTTACCGATGCAAATGCCAAAATTGATCAATTTGCGCCACCTTGATATTAGCGGTACTCCTTGCTTGAAGAAGCCGCAACATCTGAGCAAGTTGAAAAGGATCCGTGTGTTATTGGGAGTTGAATTTTTTCTTGGTGGTAGCAGTGGTTCGAGAATGGAAGATTTGGGTGAACTACATAACTTGTATGGATCTCTATCAATTCGACAGTTGGAAAATGTGGCGGATAGAAGGGAAGCTTTGAAGGCAAACATGAGAGGAAAGGAACATATTGAAAAGTTATCATTGGAGTGGAGTGTAAGTATTGCGGACAGAACAGAAAATGAAAGAGACATACTTGATGAGCTACATCCAAATCTAAATATTAAAGAACTCAAGATCACTGGATATAGACGGACAAACTTTCCAAATTGGCTAGCTGATTATTCATTTTCTAAGCTGGTGGAATTGTCTCTAAGCAACTGCGAGGACTGTTATTCCTTGCCAGCATTAGGACAACTTCCTTCTTTAAAATTCCTTGCAATTCGAGGGATGTGTCGAATAACAGATGTGACTGACGAATTCTATGGTAATTCGTCCTCCAAAAAGCCTTTTAACTCTCTAGAGCGACTTGAATTTGCAGAGATGTTGGAGTGGAAGCAGTGGCATgtactagggattggagagtttCCTATACTTGagaatctttcaattaaaaatTGCCCCAAGTTGATTGGAAGGTTGCATGAAAATCTTTGTTCTCTGACAAGTTTGACAATTTTAAATTGTCCTGAACTCAATCTGGAGGCACCTATCCAACTTTCAAGTCTaaaaaagtttaaagttataGGTTCTCCTAAGGTTGGAGTTCTTTTTGATGATGCTGAACTGTTTTTGTCTCAACTTCAGGAAATGAAACAGATAGTTGAATTAGATATTTACAATTGTCAGTCTCTTACCTCCTTGCCTTTTAGCAGTATGCCAAATACCTTGAAggaaataaagataaattattgTGGGAAATTGAAATTGGAGTCATCAGTTGGTGATATAATTTCTATAGGAAGTAACATGTTTCTGGAAAGATTGCAACTGATAGGATGTGATTCTATAAATGAGTTGGTCACACAAGCACGCTATTTGAGTGTATTTAGTTGCCCCCGCCTTACAAAGTTTCTGGTTCCCAACGGGACTGAAGATCTCATAATTTTTAACTGTGAGAATCTTGAAATACTTTCGATGGCTCAAACGTTGTCATTGCGTACTTTGAATATTAGCAACTGCGAGAAGCTTAAGTCGCTGCCAGAACATATGCAGGAACTCCTTCCATCTCTTAAGGAACTGAAACTGATTAGTTGTCCAGAAATAGAGTCCTTTCCTGAAGGAGGATTGCCCTTCAGTTTAGAAGTCCTTGAGATCTTCTATTGCAAGAAACTGGTGAATGGGCGAAAGGAGTGGAGTTTACAGAGATTCCCCTATCTCAGAGAGTTACGCATAGACCATGATGGTAGTGACGAAGAGATTCCTGCTGATGAAAATTGGGAGTTGCCTTGCTCTATTCGAACTCTTTGGATGGACAATATGAAAACATTAAGCAGCCAAGTTCTCAAAAGCCTCACCTCTCTTGAATATCTATCTACTGTGAATTTACCTCAAATTCAGTCATTGTTGGAAGAAGGGCTTCCCTCATCTCTTTCTGAGCTTAGATTAAATGACCATGACGAGCTCCATTCACTACCTACCGAAGGTTTTCGACGCCTCACCTCGCTTCAACGTCTATATCTTTACCACTGCGATCAACTCAAATCTATTCCAGAATCAGCGCTGCCCTCCTCCCTATCTGAGCTGACCATCTTGAATTGCCGTAATCTCCAATCTCTTCAAGTGAAAAGAAAGCCTTCCTTCCTCTCTCTGCTGCCTATCTGTCGTTGCGGTAATAATCTCCAACCTCTTCCAGAATCAGCGCTGCCCTCCTCCCTCTCTAAGCTGGTCATCGATGATTGCCCTAAACTCCAATCTCTTCCAGTAAAAGGGATGCCCTCTTCCATCTCTGCACTATGGATTCGCAACTGCCCATTGCTCAAACCAAGTCTAGAATTTGAGGAGGAGGATTACTGGCCAAATATTGCTCAAATTCCCACCATAAAAATCGACGAGGAATATCTGTAA